GTGTGGCGGTGATAGCCTGGTACTTCCAACCAACCTCATGTGCCAGACGGCCAAGCAAGGCAAACTacagtaaaaacacattttataaatgtaatgactATAGATCAGAGATTAAAACCTTGTGCGTTTTATAGACAAGAAACTGCTTTTTGTCTCAGCTGGTAGTGCATGTACAGTGAACTCATGGTCATAAACTCATACTTGTTGTGAAAAAACATCACTGACAAAAagcacatttaataaaaatcccAATATGAGCAATAACACGCAACCACAGTTCAGTGGTTATTCTAAATGGGGATCAAGATCTCACCTTGCGTGTGGGCTTCAGACGCACAATCTTAAGAGCAGCTGGGACAACCATACGCTTCCGCTGCAGAACAcagtaaatttagaaaacacAAACCAAGGACAATTTTCAACACCAAGAACAAAGATGTCTCAGATAATGTTGATGATATCAGCTTTTATTCAAACAAGGTAAGTAAGGGATTTTTAGATGGCATCATTGACATCATTTACctgagaaataaaaatgactgaTACTATACCTTGTCATAAGGAGGGGGGATTCCATCAAACACCTTCAGCCTATCCAGAGCAGCCTGACCTCGCTTAGTTTTGTGTGGAACCATACCTGTTCAAGAGATCATGTTCTTTTATGATCAAGCCTTCAATTGCTGTGCAATTTATCAATGATTTTGCAGCAACTTTCAAACTCAGCAGTCAGATCCGTGGTTTCATCAAAGATAATCAGGATTGGCAAAAAATGTGTTCATCATTGTTTGAAGTGCAGTCGCTGCAAACAGCCAAGAAAAAGTGGTGGTAGCTCACCTCTTACAGTCCTCCAGAAGATTCGGCTGGGGGCTCTGAAGTGATAGGGTCCACGGGAAGGGTTGGTGTTCATCCTCTTGCGGAGGAAAGCCAAGTACTTCACTGCACAAACAAATTATCCTATTGGCACCAAACTTCAGCATTGACATTCAGAGACAAAGGGTATGTAAAGATAACATACTTAAATGTGTTCAACAAACTTACGTTTGTTGCGGTAGAAGTTGCCGGAGATGTTGATACCCTCACACCTCACCACTACAATTTTGTGGCCTGTAAAACGAAAATAAAGTGTCTTATACAGAAATGCATTCGGTTTGTTGGTTAAcctttagaaaataatttaagaaatgtGCATATATTGCACAGTAATACAATAACATAACGTTAACCGTGAACTTACCGAGCAGAATCTGCTTGGCCACAATAGCGGAAAGACGACCGAGTAGATGACCTCGGCCATCAAGGATCAGAACCTTGAGGAAAAAAACGAGTTTCCACAATTAGTTTTAACTTACGTTAGGTCACCTGGCGCACACATGCTGTTAGTGAGGGTGCTACTTTTTGCCTCAGATGGTAGTGCACGTAAAGTATTCTCATGGTCGTGAAACTCGAATACTTAAGTGGATGAAAGCTCATCACCGACAAAAAGCTCATCTGACGTTAGTCATGCGTAAACTAGAAGTTACTGCATTTCAAATACGATGCTGGTTACAGAAGTTACCAAAATCAAATAATTTTTAACCAGACACCAAACCACCCTGTTG
This genomic window from Triplophysa rosa linkage group LG10, Trosa_1v2, whole genome shotgun sequence contains:
- the LOC130560420 gene encoding 60S ribosomal protein L13a: MADRFNKVLILDGRGHLLGRLSAIVAKQILLGHKIVVVRCEGINISGNFYRNKLKYLAFLRKRMNTNPSRGPYHFRAPSRIFWRTVRGMVPHKTKRGQAALDRLKVFDGIPPPYDKRKRMVVPAALKIVRLKPTRKFALLGRLAHEVGWKYQAITATLEEKRKEKAKLHYVKKKLEIKLTKQAEKNVENKIAKYTDVLKQYGVLV